One genomic segment of Culturomica massiliensis includes these proteins:
- a CDS encoding toxin-antitoxin system YwqK family antitoxin: MKTRIIFCITSILLINGCFFINGERNYYDENGNLIMTRHYKHGKLHGEFIEYNSRGDTIFIRYYKNGRPEGISVSYCNNKIKLYTEWKDGKQDGLSKSYYESGKLYQIVNFKDGFFDGEAISYYENGNVKRFGQSKRGVNNGIWYYMNEQGDTIKTEVYNMGKLEKTIVP; encoded by the coding sequence ATGAAAACAAGGATTATTTTTTGTATAACATCAATTTTATTAATAAATGGTTGTTTTTTTATAAATGGGGAACGGAACTATTATGATGAGAATGGCAATCTCATTATGACCAGACATTATAAGCACGGCAAATTGCATGGTGAATTCATAGAATATAATAGTCGGGGAGATACAATATTTATTCGCTATTATAAAAATGGACGTCCTGAGGGAATTTCAGTTTCATATTGTAATAATAAGATTAAACTTTATACAGAATGGAAGGATGGTAAGCAGGATGGTTTAAGTAAATCTTATTATGAAAGTGGGAAACTCTACCAAATCGTAAATTTTAAGGATGGTTTTTTTGATGGAGAAGCTATCTCTTATTATGAGAATGGTAATGTAAAACGATTTGGTCAAAGTAAAAGAGGAGTGAACAACGGTATTTGGTATTATATGAATGAGCAGGGTGATACCATTAAAACAGAGGTATACAATATGGGAAAATTAGAGAAAACCATAGTACCTTAA
- a CDS encoding tetratricopeptide repeat protein encodes MKITLTLIIFLGLFISCNFNSSHFRQLEKWDLLLKTDPFAVKDSLKNLDPDLLNKEEKAYFYLLEAASGDKTGTRLKNDSTLQFAYQYYQNQDDFLKLARIQFYLGEHLYLQGKDVEKAYDLLKQAEINYDKSSKDDPHILGLIYYWLGQIQNRQGNLSEAESYCNNALNLYSKLKDSISVTYAHRQLGILYIKQKEFRKAKEQLSEARRIIRKIDDGQKTNITDLHLSILNYQSYLHQEIKDYDTAINFSKQCISIMEKRDFSKKSPLYLLITKIYQYKENTDSCRLYCMKMLNAAEKEGNLYNIANGYSILFQLEETEGNYKTACELRGKYNEVKDKIHSQNKNADLKELENKYKLEKQEKENLATKNRSLGIIMVIFIIALVACIIALYFMWNHRKLKVRNTRLTEEIKKTQWGFALSKELINDNNDTYTEIERVLYRNVNIIPTKVYDEFQDAFRHQKSNYSDRLFAALMNIENRFIEKLKLQCPDISIEEILLASMLRHQWNISDIAQIFRISFDALKKRKYRLKLKLVGNDNPKVTLEEYLSQL; translated from the coding sequence ATGAAAATAACTTTGACTTTAATTATCTTCTTGGGGCTCTTTATTTCTTGTAATTTCAATTCTTCTCATTTCCGACAACTGGAAAAATGGGATCTTTTATTGAAAACAGACCCTTTCGCTGTAAAAGACAGTTTAAAAAATCTCGATCCCGATCTTCTGAATAAAGAAGAAAAGGCCTACTTCTATTTGCTGGAGGCTGCCAGTGGGGATAAAACCGGAACAAGGCTGAAAAACGATTCCACTTTACAGTTTGCCTATCAATACTATCAAAATCAAGACGATTTTCTAAAACTGGCCCGTATCCAATTTTATCTGGGTGAACACCTATATCTGCAAGGGAAGGATGTAGAAAAGGCTTACGACTTACTAAAACAAGCCGAGATCAACTACGACAAAAGCAGTAAAGACGATCCGCACATCCTGGGATTAATCTACTATTGGCTGGGGCAAATTCAAAACAGACAAGGCAATCTTTCAGAAGCCGAAAGCTATTGCAATAATGCCCTCAATTTATATTCCAAACTAAAAGATTCCATATCGGTAACTTATGCACACAGGCAACTCGGCATTTTGTATATAAAACAAAAGGAATTCAGAAAAGCAAAAGAACAATTGTCCGAAGCGAGGCGAATAATCCGGAAAATAGACGACGGACAAAAAACCAATATCACAGACCTCCATTTAAGTATTTTGAATTATCAAAGTTATCTACATCAAGAGATCAAAGATTATGATACAGCCATAAATTTCAGCAAACAATGTATATCTATTATGGAAAAACGAGATTTTTCCAAAAAATCGCCCCTTTATTTACTAATTACTAAAATATATCAGTACAAAGAAAATACCGACAGTTGCAGGCTGTACTGTATGAAAATGCTGAATGCTGCCGAAAAAGAAGGCAATTTATATAATATCGCCAACGGCTACAGCATCCTTTTCCAATTGGAAGAAACGGAGGGCAATTATAAAACAGCCTGCGAATTAAGAGGAAAATACAACGAGGTAAAAGATAAAATCCATTCCCAAAATAAAAATGCCGATTTAAAGGAACTGGAAAATAAATACAAACTCGAAAAACAGGAAAAAGAAAATCTGGCAACCAAAAACCGCAGTCTCGGTATTATCATGGTCATCTTTATCATCGCATTGGTGGCTTGTATCATTGCCTTGTATTTTATGTGGAACCATCGCAAACTAAAAGTACGGAATACCCGTTTAACCGAAGAGATCAAAAAAACCCAATGGGGATTTGCCTTATCCAAGGAACTGATCAACGACAATAACGACACCTATACGGAAATCGAACGGGTTCTTTACAGAAATGTCAATATTATTCCGACAAAGGTGTACGATGAGTTTCAGGACGCTTTCCGCCACCAGAAAAGCAATTACTCTGACCGTCTGTTTGCCGCCCTGATGAACATCGAAAACCGCTTTATTGAAAAGCTTAAGCTGCAATGTCCGGATATTTCGATCGAGGAAATCCTGCTGGCATCGATGCTCCGCCACCAATGGAACATCAGCGATATCGCACAGATCTTCCGTATTTCCTTCGATGCCCTGAAAAAAAGGAAGTACCGGTTAAAACTCAAACTGGTCGGAAACGACAATCCGAAAGTCACACTGGAAGAATATTTGAGTCAGTTATAA
- a CDS encoding RHS repeat protein: protein MKKLVLYLGLWAISLGSSGQATELPQTSNLSVIPPTPEAAALIRFVEYPVSYYTGVPEISVPLYTVKSREISFPVSLNYHASGIKVEDVSGFVGLGWSLNAGGVISRVAHGSLSGQSVDIRDRDSVVAANDIRYLKYVANDITNASLDRYYYNFCGISGSFVIQSDGTIVQIPETENRIERISALSPLPGVPDKDFKITTPDGMMYYFHNREYIVSSGGDYTGSSWYLSKIVSFNRTDTVSFNYSTEESWSKTTLGTALAATVKYVILVHENPKHADTSYMSLRLDKYTRYEKCQLLTDIRFNGHKIVYSYAADRTDTGLKKRLKGIDLYANDVLLQRVNLGNESYFPDGRMKLSKVEMLDKNGNKTDAYAFKYVNESTALIGNGYAQDLFGFYNGKNNMTLNVVLDNGTRSRHRDYVFPEASYYTLNEIGRIAGGYTRFTYEPGIYESADRQLKIGIRVAKIEDYDGGVSAVKSRVYTYENAVPTSMVDPYDLRNYLIQTGYNSFTYIIPGSPEPVRQTNTYYSSSRIPGVPVEDTRIYYSKVTETVTGNNSLEVLRNIYEYDPNNLKNITRIFGAQQSTGTSEHGIYRYIGSEAPSDRFRPRYFSSHTLESNWAAGNLLKKTVYKQENGTFVPVECVTNTYQKYNERYIPVSLFSRSMIYLRDENAHPYDIFPHTHFSDFFFFNVYVRTGCSRLKSTTTERYFGNTLMTESLVYEYNSLDYPARSGDNMQVRKQTYSVGDKNYIRRFYYPADYPANTYTFMCARNNILPVVKEELEVNGTTASVQNTYSSLTLGGTSQVKQTGSVSMLNGVETGRQGISYDEHGNPACLTKPGEPTVCYLWGYSGSYPVAEIKNAAYSAVVSAMGGEAVVKAMAKAIVLSANDITKLNALRTALPQAEVSVYIYNPLIGVTSVTDPSGRKVSYEYDNAGRLQRMTDDDGNPLQKYEYMIKGQ from the coding sequence ATGAAAAAACTTGTTCTTTATTTAGGATTGTGGGCGATCAGCCTCGGTAGCTCCGGACAAGCGACAGAGTTACCTCAGACCTCGAATTTGAGCGTTATACCTCCGACTCCGGAGGCGGCGGCTTTGATTCGTTTTGTGGAGTATCCCGTATCTTATTATACGGGAGTTCCGGAAATCAGTGTTCCTCTATACACGGTCAAAAGCCGGGAAATCTCTTTTCCGGTAAGTTTAAATTATCATGCTTCCGGGATCAAGGTTGAGGATGTGTCCGGATTTGTGGGATTGGGGTGGAGTCTGAATGCCGGTGGGGTAATCAGCCGTGTAGCTCATGGAAGTTTGAGTGGACAGAGCGTGGATATCCGGGACCGGGATTCAGTGGTGGCAGCCAATGATATCCGGTATTTAAAGTATGTGGCCAATGATATCACCAATGCGAGCCTGGATCGTTATTATTATAATTTTTGCGGTATTTCGGGATCGTTTGTTATTCAGTCGGACGGTACTATCGTTCAGATACCGGAGACGGAAAACCGGATAGAGCGGATATCTGCCCTTTCTCCTTTACCGGGAGTTCCGGATAAGGATTTTAAAATAACGACCCCGGACGGTATGATGTATTATTTCCACAACCGGGAGTATATTGTGTCCAGTGGTGGAGATTATACCGGTTCTTCCTGGTATTTGTCTAAAATTGTTTCATTTAACCGTACCGATACGGTGAGTTTTAATTATTCCACGGAAGAGTCTTGGAGTAAAACGACTCTTGGTACCGCGTTGGCGGCAACAGTTAAATACGTTATACTGGTGCATGAAAACCCCAAACATGCAGACACGAGTTATATGTCTCTTCGATTAGATAAATACACTCGTTATGAAAAATGTCAGCTTTTAACCGATATTCGGTTTAACGGACATAAGATCGTATATTCCTATGCTGCTGACCGTACAGATACAGGTTTAAAAAAAAGACTGAAGGGAATAGACTTGTATGCCAATGACGTATTATTGCAACGGGTGAATTTGGGAAATGAATCGTATTTTCCCGATGGCCGGATGAAATTATCGAAAGTGGAGATGCTTGATAAAAACGGAAATAAAACAGACGCGTATGCCTTTAAATATGTTAATGAATCAACGGCTTTAATCGGTAACGGTTATGCTCAGGATTTATTTGGGTTCTATAATGGGAAAAACAACATGACTCTGAATGTCGTTTTGGATAACGGTACCCGTTCCAGACACAGGGATTATGTTTTTCCGGAAGCTTCTTATTATACCTTAAATGAAATAGGACGGATTGCAGGAGGGTATACCCGTTTTACATACGAACCGGGAATATATGAGAGTGCGGACCGGCAGCTTAAAATAGGGATCCGCGTTGCTAAAATAGAAGATTATGACGGAGGTGTCAGTGCGGTAAAGAGCCGGGTTTATACTTACGAAAATGCAGTCCCGACTTCTATGGTCGATCCGTATGACCTTCGGAATTATCTGATTCAGACGGGTTATAATTCTTTTACATATATAATTCCTGGGAGTCCGGAGCCGGTCAGACAAACCAATACCTATTATTCTTCTTCGCGGATACCGGGAGTTCCGGTGGAAGATACCCGGATTTATTATAGTAAAGTGACGGAAACTGTCACGGGAAACAATAGTCTGGAAGTGTTACGCAATATCTACGAATACGATCCCAATAACCTAAAGAATATAACTCGTATTTTTGGAGCTCAACAAAGTACGGGAACCAGTGAGCACGGAATTTATAGGTATATAGGTTCAGAGGCTCCGAGTGACCGTTTTCGACCGAGATATTTTAGTAGTCATACCCTTGAATCGAACTGGGCAGCGGGTAATCTGTTAAAGAAGACGGTATACAAGCAGGAAAACGGGACGTTTGTTCCGGTAGAGTGTGTGACGAATACGTATCAGAAATATAATGAACGGTATATCCCGGTTTCTCTTTTTTCCCGGAGTATGATTTATCTGCGGGATGAAAATGCGCATCCGTACGATATATTTCCCCATACTCATTTTTCCGATTTTTTCTTTTTTAATGTATATGTGCGTACGGGTTGTTCGCGTTTGAAATCAACCACAACGGAACGGTATTTCGGTAATACATTGATGACAGAGTCTTTGGTTTATGAATACAACAGCCTGGATTATCCGGCCCGTTCCGGCGACAATATGCAGGTGCGTAAACAGACTTATTCGGTTGGAGACAAGAATTATATAAGGCGTTTTTACTATCCGGCGGATTATCCGGCAAACACGTATACCTTTATGTGTGCCCGGAATAATATCCTGCCGGTCGTCAAAGAAGAGCTGGAGGTAAACGGGACAACGGCATCCGTACAGAATACTTACAGTAGTCTGACACTTGGTGGGACTTCCCAGGTAAAACAGACCGGTTCGGTCAGTATGCTGAACGGCGTTGAAACGGGACGTCAGGGCATAAGCTACGATGAACACGGCAATCCGGCTTGCCTGACAAAGCCGGGAGAACCGACGGTTTGTTATCTCTGGGGATACAGCGGGTCTTATCCTGTTGCGGAAATTAAAAATGCCGCTTATTCGGCTGTCGTATCGGCAATGGGAGGAGAAGCTGTTGTAAAGGCAATGGCAAAAGCGATTGTACTTTCTGCTAATGATATCACGAAATTAAATGCTTTGCGTACGGCTTTGCCGCAGGCGGAAGTCTCGGTTTACATCTATAATCCCTTGATCGGGGTGACGAGTGTTACCGATCCTTCCGGCCGGAAAGTGAGTTATGAGTACGACAATGCGGGACGCCTGCAACGGATGACGGACGATGACGGAAATCCGCTACAGAAATACGAGTATATGATTAAAGGACAGTAG
- a CDS encoding RHS repeat domain-containing protein — protein sequence MKKIILLTVLWLSFLYGMGQSVAGVQRFTETKMDVPSGGGFFTLHYQIQPGYTVWQVYDSFVNQLQNVIGCNWLTVKRPTDSADYYFVVSYTANTTGSSRSLRIRSESNMCMVTQEAAFTLQVYAVSGNTQTRTVSLSGSQTGVTYRLKRSGTVVQTKPGTGFGFSFNGDVPPGTYSVEAVKGSAVKTMQGQVTFAPFAENKIITTTYREPGGYGNTRDIVFFDGLGRMIQEKSIAATPAGKDLVTPVIPDFLGRDVGGLLAYPALSSVSYTGTALSDQAGYYRSLYGSEGNYARVSKKYESSALNRILEESKPGEAYRPGGGHTIRYGYGTNGSGEVKRLGTLASTLVSLGYYEAGTLKRTEVTDEAGKRSVVYTNEAGNTVLERRYIDASNTADTYYIYDALNRLLCVVPPAVNTSATVSSADLDNYCYRYTYNAKGELSSRKLPGVAAETYTYDAAHRMISKTSGDKYTAYEYDALGRLIREKCRYGSSSALVVLAEYAYKTRPSDAVLNFAAVTGFGATADTRTAGLKVYEKLRILDGKMQVLHTSSAGYIERAFYYDRKGRLIQTVEKNRRGGISRYSVSYDFVGNVVAVQESHTVNGVTTTVKQVNTYDNRNRLLSQTVYLGGEEKAKTTYVYNELGQLQNVTYGNNLYTDTRAYNIRGLQTRQSGTQFTMNLRYENPTKGTACYNGNISEWDCVFPLKNTSLYTFTYDNLNRFAGNEYYENNIKRIAYFEQGITYDKNGNLLTLNRQSTGLSSKAYTYQYTGNRLTGLNVSGVNGTYTYDNYGNMLSDSRKALNLEYNFLNLLSGVILSGSRVATYTYASDGTKLSVVGADGRGYEYYGSLIYQINGSSLTFESAGFNEGRIYSGGACYHIKDHLGSIRLVMDQTGSVKEQNDYYPFGMRQERSNYALFAGNRFKYNGKEEQTTGGLGYLDYGARMYDAESGRWFGVDPLLEKYYGLSPYAYCGNNPLIYIDPDGQLSTHYVDKYYNVIFQSSDKSDDVIKVPDDRIADFLALLQASSWDVKYINSSGFNDYLKGEYGLADYQFSEAQLNALDQFSTTWSRNNAARYMLNPTMVNALRMGWSEALSQWTNPELVATGLSAGISGLQGLARGTAKGGGKELYNFGKTAAQHMTEPRRKVPLQFMDDVLKTTKGLPDPGGSRALMHYTPMWKNGTQYNLEILYDQTTNSIWHFKYTQKALGPLPLIP from the coding sequence ATGAAAAAGATAATATTGTTGACAGTTCTTTGGTTGTCTTTTCTTTATGGGATGGGGCAATCGGTAGCCGGGGTACAGAGATTTACGGAAACGAAAATGGATGTACCGTCGGGAGGCGGTTTTTTTACTTTGCATTATCAGATACAGCCCGGTTATACAGTTTGGCAGGTATATGATTCTTTTGTAAATCAGTTACAAAATGTGATAGGGTGTAATTGGTTAACAGTAAAGCGACCTACGGACTCTGCAGATTATTATTTTGTGGTGAGTTATACCGCCAATACCACAGGCTCTTCCCGCTCTCTTCGGATACGTTCCGAAAGTAATATGTGCATGGTTACCCAGGAAGCAGCTTTTACCTTACAGGTATATGCGGTCAGCGGAAACACCCAAACCCGTACGGTTTCTTTAAGCGGTTCGCAAACGGGAGTTACGTACCGGTTGAAACGCTCTGGTACAGTTGTGCAGACGAAGCCGGGAACGGGTTTCGGCTTTTCGTTTAACGGGGATGTGCCTCCGGGAACCTACAGTGTGGAGGCCGTCAAAGGGAGTGCCGTGAAAACGATGCAGGGGCAGGTGACTTTTGCTCCTTTTGCGGAAAATAAAATCATCACGACAACTTACCGGGAGCCCGGAGGTTACGGTAATACCCGGGATATTGTGTTTTTCGACGGTTTGGGCCGGATGATACAAGAGAAAAGTATTGCGGCAACTCCTGCCGGGAAAGACCTTGTTACCCCTGTCATACCTGATTTTCTGGGGCGTGATGTGGGCGGCTTGCTGGCTTATCCGGCTTTGTCCTCGGTTTCTTATACGGGAACGGCCCTGAGCGATCAGGCGGGCTATTACAGGTCTTTGTACGGATCGGAAGGGAATTATGCCCGTGTAAGCAAAAAATATGAGTCGTCGGCTTTAAACCGGATACTCGAAGAGAGTAAGCCGGGGGAGGCTTACCGTCCCGGCGGGGGTCATACGATACGGTATGGCTATGGAACCAACGGCAGCGGAGAGGTGAAGCGGTTGGGAACATTGGCCAGTACATTGGTTTCGCTCGGTTATTACGAGGCGGGAACGCTGAAGCGGACAGAAGTGACCGATGAAGCCGGGAAACGCAGTGTGGTATATACCAATGAAGCCGGTAATACAGTGTTGGAACGGCGTTACATCGATGCTTCGAATACGGCCGATACCTATTACATATACGATGCCCTGAACCGTTTGCTGTGTGTGGTGCCTCCGGCCGTGAATACATCGGCAACGGTAAGCAGTGCGGATCTCGACAACTATTGTTACCGCTATACCTATAATGCTAAAGGAGAGCTGAGCAGCCGTAAGCTGCCGGGTGTAGCGGCTGAGACCTATACGTACGATGCGGCCCACCGGATGATTTCAAAAACCTCGGGAGACAAATATACCGCCTATGAATACGATGCGCTGGGACGTTTGATACGGGAAAAATGCCGCTACGGCAGTTCTTCGGCTTTGGTCGTGTTGGCCGAATATGCCTATAAGACCCGTCCTTCCGATGCCGTCCTGAATTTTGCAGCCGTAACGGGCTTCGGTGCTACTGCAGATACCCGTACGGCCGGCTTGAAAGTATATGAGAAATTGCGGATTCTGGACGGTAAAATGCAGGTCCTCCATACCTCTTCGGCCGGTTATATCGAGCGGGCTTTTTATTACGACCGGAAAGGGCGTCTGATACAGACGGTGGAGAAAAACCGGCGGGGCGGCATCAGCCGGTACAGTGTTTCCTACGACTTTGTCGGGAATGTGGTGGCTGTTCAGGAAAGTCATACGGTCAACGGTGTGACGACGACCGTAAAACAGGTAAATACGTACGACAACCGCAACCGCTTGCTCAGTCAGACGGTTTATCTGGGTGGGGAGGAAAAAGCAAAAACCACCTATGTGTATAACGAGTTGGGGCAACTACAGAATGTAACTTACGGTAATAATCTGTATACGGATACCAGGGCTTATAATATCAGGGGCTTGCAGACCCGTCAGTCGGGCACGCAGTTTACGATGAATCTGCGTTATGAGAATCCGACGAAAGGAACGGCCTGTTACAACGGGAATATTTCGGAATGGGACTGTGTTTTTCCTTTGAAAAATACGTCGTTGTATACTTTTACTTACGATAACCTGAACCGGTTTGCGGGCAACGAATATTATGAAAACAATATAAAGCGGATAGCCTATTTCGAACAGGGCATTACCTATGATAAAAACGGCAACTTGCTGACATTAAACCGTCAGAGTACCGGACTGTCGTCAAAGGCATATACGTATCAATATACCGGAAATCGTTTGACAGGCCTGAATGTATCCGGGGTAAACGGAACTTATACTTATGACAACTACGGAAATATGTTGTCCGACAGCCGGAAAGCTTTGAATTTAGAATATAATTTTTTAAATTTGTTATCAGGCGTAATCCTATCGGGCAGCCGTGTAGCGACTTATACGTATGCTTCGGACGGTACGAAGCTTTCGGTTGTCGGGGCCGATGGCCGGGGTTACGAATATTACGGGAGTCTGATTTATCAGATTAACGGCAGTTCTTTGACTTTCGAGAGTGCGGGCTTTAATGAGGGCCGTATTTATTCGGGGGGTGCCTGTTATCATATCAAAGACCACCTGGGCAGTATCCGCCTGGTCATGGATCAGACGGGATCGGTCAAGGAACAGAACGATTACTATCCTTTCGGAATGCGTCAGGAGCGGAGCAATTACGCTTTGTTTGCCGGTAACCGTTTTAAATACAACGGCAAGGAGGAACAGACAACGGGCGGTTTAGGGTATCTGGACTACGGCGCCCGTATGTACGATGCGGAATCGGGGCGTTGGTTCGGGGTGGACCCGTTGCTGGAGAAGTATTACGGTTTGAGTCCGTATGCTTATTGCGGGAATAATCCGCTTATCTATATTGATCCGGATGGTCAGCTTAGTACCCATTATGTAGATAAATATTATAATGTAATATTTCAATCTTCAGATAAGAGTGACGATGTTATAAAAGTTCCTGATGATCGGATTGCTGATTTTTTGGCGCTTTTACAAGCCTCGAGCTGGGATGTCAAATATATTAATTCTTCCGGTTTTAATGATTATTTAAAAGGAGAATATGGGTTGGCTGATTACCAATTTTCGGAAGCTCAACTCAATGCTCTGGATCAATTTTCAACGACTTGGTCGCGTAATAATGCAGCCCGTTATATGTTGAATCCGACAATGGTTAATGCTTTGCGGATGGGATGGAGCGAAGCTTTAAGCCAATGGACTAATCCGGAGTTGGTTGCTACAGGTTTAAGTGCCGGAATCTCCGGATTGCAGGGATTGGCGAGGGGTACTGCTAAGGGGGGAGGAAAAGAATTGTATAATTTTGGCAAAACGGCTGCTCAGCATATGACAGAACCAAGGCGTAAAGTTCCACTTCAATTTATGGATGATGTTCTTAAAACCACGAAGGGATTACCTGACCCCGGAGGTTCTCGTGCGTTGATGCATTATACTCCAATGTGGAAAAATGGAACACAATATAATTTGGAGATACTTTATGACCAAACGACCAATTCTATTTGGCATTTTAAATACACTCAAAAAGCATTAGGTCCATTACCTTTAATTCCATAA
- a CDS encoding IS30-like element IS4351 family transposase translates to MSKHITEEQRYAISMMLQIPMSKKAIAEAIGVDKSTVYREIKRNCDARSGSYSMELAQRKADRRKQQKHRKEVLTPAMRKRIIKLLKKGFSPEQIVGRSRLEGIAMVSHETIYRWIWEDKRRGGKLHKYLRRQGRRYAKRGSKNAGRGFIPGRVDIDERPEIVELKERFGDLEIDTIIGKNHKGAILTINDRATSRVWIRKLSGKEAIPVAKIAVWALRKVKNLIHTITADNGKEFAKHEEIAQKLEIKFYFCKPYHSWERGANENTNGLIRQYIPKGKDFSEVTNKQIKWIENKLNNRPRKRLGYLTPNEKFKQIINQNSVAFAS, encoded by the coding sequence ATGAGCAAACATATAACCGAGGAACAAAGGTATGCAATTTCTATGATGTTGCAAATACCGATGAGCAAAAAAGCAATAGCGGAAGCTATCGGAGTAGATAAAAGCACTGTTTACAGGGAGATAAAGCGCAATTGCGACGCCCGAAGTGGTAGCTATAGCATGGAGCTTGCCCAGCGAAAAGCAGACAGGCGCAAGCAGCAAAAACATCGCAAGGAAGTGCTTACACCGGCAATGAGAAAACGGATAATAAAGCTGTTGAAGAAAGGATTCAGCCCGGAGCAGATTGTCGGCAGGAGCCGCTTGGAGGGAATTGCGATGGTATCTCACGAAACGATATATCGCTGGATTTGGGAGGATAAGCGGCGGGGTGGCAAACTGCACAAATATCTTCGCAGACAAGGTCGCAGGTATGCCAAACGTGGTTCTAAAAATGCAGGGCGAGGATTTATCCCAGGCAGGGTGGATATTGATGAGCGTCCCGAGATAGTGGAACTGAAGGAGAGATTTGGTGATTTAGAGATAGATACAATTATTGGTAAGAACCACAAAGGTGCCATTCTTACCATTAACGACAGAGCAACAAGCAGGGTCTGGATACGCAAGTTGTCGGGAAAAGAAGCCATCCCGGTAGCTAAGATTGCAGTATGGGCACTGCGGAAAGTGAAAAACTTAATACACACAATTACGGCTGACAATGGAAAGGAGTTTGCAAAGCACGAGGAAATTGCGCAAAAATTGGAAATAAAATTCTATTTTTGCAAACCATACCACTCATGGGAACGTGGTGCCAATGAAAACACCAACGGGCTTATCAGGCAGTATATCCCAAAGGGTAAGGACTTTAGTGAAGTAACCAACAAACAGATTAAGTGGATTGAAAATAAACTCAATAATCGACCTCGTAAAAGACTTGGATACCTCACGCCAAACGAAAAATTTAAACAAATTATTAATCAGAATTCTGTTGCATTTGCAAGTTGA
- a CDS encoding colicin immunity domain-containing protein — MFDKKDKRRLYQLMDMYVAGTITASVFCDEFYYCYDLELDNTTLSNLESQVFAELGTVAGRFSPYEEDHLGLPYGFYTEVELRQKVFETKEKLKKQSPL, encoded by the coding sequence ATGTTTGATAAGAAAGATAAAAGAAGATTATATCAATTAATGGATATGTATGTAGCAGGAACAATTACAGCTTCTGTTTTTTGTGATGAATTTTATTATTGTTATGATTTAGAATTGGATAATACAACTTTAAGCAACTTGGAAAGTCAAGTTTTTGCTGAATTAGGAACTGTAGCTGGTCGATTCTCTCCTTATGAAGAAGACCATTTAGGTTTACCATATGGTTTTTATACAGAAGTGGAACTTCGACAAAAGGTATTTGAAACAAAAGAGAAATTAAAAAAGCAAAGCCCGCTTTAG